CCCGACGAGCAGGAGCGCTATCGCACGGTCGAGGGCTGGCGGGTGCTGCCGGACTTCGCGTCGGTGAACTGGCACGAACCGGGCTCGGGGGACCTGGCGAAGCTGCTCCTGGACCGCGGGCTCGGCGTGGAGGTCGGCATCTTCCACGCCGAGGCCGCCGACTCCTGGGCGGCCTCCGAGGTGGCCCCGCACTGCATGCGGGTGATGATCGAACTCGCACGCGACGGCGATCCCGACATCGCCGACGACCTGCTGGCCCGCATCCGCGCCGCCGGGTCACCGGCGCCGGTCCTGCTGCACGGCCTCGACGAAAGCTGTTGGCCGCTACTGCAACACGCCGGTCTGCGCGGGTTGCAGACCCGCATCGGGATGGAGGACACGCTGCGACTGCCCGACGGGTCGACGGCGCCGGACAACGCCGCACTGGTGTCGGCCGCGCTGCACCTGCTCAGTCGGTAGGTGCGGCCAACGCGAAATCGGCGAAATCGAATCCGGGCACCACGACACAGCTGACCAGGGTGGGCGCGTCGTCGCGGGGACGGGCGCGCTGCCAGTGCCCGGGCGGCACGACGAACTGCGGCTGCTGCCCGTCCAGGATGTCGGTTCCGAGCAAATGCTCTGTCGCGCCGTCCTGTTCGGCCCCCACCTCGAGGACCAGGGGACTGCCGGAGTGGTGCAGCCACAACTCCGCGCTGCGGACGGTGTGCCACGCCGACTGCTGCCCCGGCATGAGCAGGAACAGGATGGCGGTCCCGGCGCTGCGGGGCCCGGTGTAGTCCGGCGGCAGCGCGGACTGCGGCACGGTCAGGTCGCTGCGCCAGGTTTCCCGGTACCAGCCGCCCTCCGGGTGAGGGGACAGATCCAGGCGGCGCGCCCAGTCGGGAAGTTCGGTCATCCCGGTACCGCCTTTCGGTGTTGGACACTCCACAGTAGAGACCGGATCGGCGCGTCACACCCGATAGGCTCGGGGGCATGTCGCGCCTGCGCCCCGGATGGCTGGTCGCGCTGTGCGGGGCGATCATCTCCGTGAGCGCGTGGCTGCCGTGGTTGACCGAGGGGTCCGGTCGCGTGACGGCGATCGGCGGGATCGTGGGGGACCTGCCCGCGCCTGCGCCCGGATTCGGGGTGGGACAACTGATCGTGCTGCTGGCCTCGGTGCTGATCGTCGCCGGGGCGATGTCGGCGCAGGGCCTGTCGGCGCGGCTGGCTTCATCTGCGGCGCTGGCTGTTTCGGTCCTGCTGCTCGTGCTGGCGGTGTGGTACTACCGGCTCTACGTCTATGCGCCGGTGTCCGCCGGGTACGGGTGGTATCTCGGTGTGGCGGTGGCGGGTGTCGCGGTGCTGTTGTCGGTGTGGACGATGGTGGCGGCCTGGGCAACGGCCCAACGCGCGCCGACCCGCGTGCAGTGAGCGGATTCGTCTCGCCGGTCCGCCTCGCCGGCGACCGCTGGGTGACGTTGGAACCGCTGAGCCGCGAGCATGTTCCGGAGATCGCCGCCGCCGCGGCCGACGGTGAGCTCGGCCGGTTGTGGTTCACCGCCGCTCCCGCCGCGGAGGCGGTCGAGCAGTGGGTCGACAACCGGTTGGCGGTTCAGTCGCCCGACACCGGGTTGACCTTCGTGGTCCGCCGACTCGACGGCCGACTGGTGGGCTCGTCGAGCTACATGAACGTCGACCCGCCCAACCGGCGGCTGGAGATCGGCAACACCTGGTATGTGGCCGACGCGCGGCGCACCGGTGTCAACTCCGAAACCAAGTTGCTGATGCTCGGCCACGCCTTCGACCAATTGGGTTGTGTTGCTGTCGAATTCCGGACGCACTTCTTCAACTTCACGAGCCGCGCGGCGATCGAGCGGCTCGGCGCCAAGCTCGACGGCGTGCTGCGCAGCCACCAGCTGCTGCCCGACGGATCGCGCCGCGACACCGTCGTGTACTCGATCCTCGACGTGGAGTGGCCCGCAGTGCGAAACAACCTGCGCCACCGGCTGAGCCGGCACTGAAACTGCGGGCAGATCGCCCTCTCGGGGGAGCGCGCGATCTGCCCGCTGTCTCGACGGTTACCCGGTTACCCGGCCTCGACGGTCGTCGGCTCGATCGACCTCTGGTCGTGGCCGACGGCCACCTCGATCTTGCGCGGCTTGGCGCGTTCGGCCATCGGGATGGTGACGCTGAGTACGCCGTTCTCGTAGGTCGCCGAAATGGCCGACGCGTCAATGCCTTCCCCGAGCGCCAGCTGCCGGCGGTAGGTGCCGAAGAACCGCTCGTTGGCCAGCCACTGCACGGACTCTTCGGAGCGTGCGGTGCGGTGCGCCGAAATGGTCAGCGTGCCGTTGTCGACGTTGACGTCCACCGAGCCGGGGTCAACCCCGGGCAGGTCGGCGGTCAGCAGGTAGTGGTCGTCGACCTTGCACAGGTCCATCGGCATGAACCGCGGTGAGCGATTCGATCCGGTCTGGCCGGTGAGCAGGCCGCGGGTCAGAGCATCGAGGTCACTGAACGGATCAAAGCGAAGCACAGCAATCCACCTCCTATGTCATCCAGAGCCCGCCACCCTGGCGGGCAGCCAAATCACTGTGCGTACCTGCGATGTTAGCACTCTACACAAGAGAGTGCTAGTCCGAGGTCGCGGAATTTTCGACGACGGAGATGGCCGTGCCGCGCAG
The window above is part of the Mycolicibacterium rutilum genome. Proteins encoded here:
- a CDS encoding Hsp20/alpha crystallin family protein yields the protein MLRFDPFSDLDALTRGLLTGQTGSNRSPRFMPMDLCKVDDHYLLTADLPGVDPGSVDVNVDNGTLTISAHRTARSEESVQWLANERFFGTYRRQLALGEGIDASAISATYENGVLSVTIPMAERAKPRKIEVAVGHDQRSIEPTTVEAG
- a CDS encoding cupin domain-containing protein, encoding MTELPDWARRLDLSPHPEGGWYRETWRSDLTVPQSALPPDYTGPRSAGTAILFLLMPGQQSAWHTVRSAELWLHHSGSPLVLEVGAEQDGATEHLLGTDILDGQQPQFVVPPGHWQRARPRDDAPTLVSCVVVPGFDFADFALAAPTD
- a CDS encoding GNAT family N-acetyltransferase — its product is MSGFVSPVRLAGDRWVTLEPLSREHVPEIAAAAADGELGRLWFTAAPAAEAVEQWVDNRLAVQSPDTGLTFVVRRLDGRLVGSSSYMNVDPPNRRLEIGNTWYVADARRTGVNSETKLLMLGHAFDQLGCVAVEFRTHFFNFTSRAAIERLGAKLDGVLRSHQLLPDGSRRDTVVYSILDVEWPAVRNNLRHRLSRH
- a CDS encoding 3-keto-5-aminohexanoate cleavage protein codes for the protein MPSTYVKACINGARTPDQHPGLPVTPGQLAAAAVSAHEAGAQAVHMHPKTPDGVDSLQPDVVGVAVEAVRHALPGLPLGVTTGYWALPDEQERYRTVEGWRVLPDFASVNWHEPGSGDLAKLLLDRGLGVEVGIFHAEAADSWAASEVAPHCMRVMIELARDGDPDIADDLLARIRAAGSPAPVLLHGLDESCWPLLQHAGLRGLQTRIGMEDTLRLPDGSTAPDNAALVSAALHLLSR